One Sinorhizobium sp. BG8 DNA window includes the following coding sequences:
- a CDS encoding substrate-binding domain-containing protein: protein MGQTIRTLLATGIATLALYNSAGAEGLAGAPAPFDKGGVKVALISYISAGDFFQAYQAGAEAQAKALGIDLRVFPGRQNAAEQRDQVQQAINLRVDGIVIDHGQPESLGDVAQQALDAGIKVVAFDVNLNNPAIPQIEQSDHELARIALEQAAKDNGNAFKAGYVYVAGFAPLDRRNEVWEKFKADNPGVVEKARFGNVSDTTATSTADQAKAALTANPDINVVFAPYDEFARGVKLAAADLGISDKIKIYSADVSTADIQEIIEEGSPWVATVATNPAVVGAVSIRAAALEIAGEDVPAQILVKPALLTQASLREAGVKSIEELAEKVPAFSASDAATAAWIPAQLY, encoded by the coding sequence ATGGGACAGACAATCAGAACACTATTGGCGACAGGTATCGCAACACTGGCGCTCTATAACAGCGCCGGAGCCGAGGGTCTGGCGGGGGCGCCTGCCCCCTTTGACAAGGGCGGCGTCAAGGTGGCGCTCATATCCTATATCTCCGCCGGAGATTTTTTCCAGGCTTACCAGGCGGGCGCGGAGGCACAGGCCAAGGCGCTCGGCATCGATCTCCGGGTGTTTCCCGGACGGCAGAACGCCGCGGAACAGCGCGACCAGGTCCAGCAGGCGATCAACCTCCGCGTCGATGGCATCGTGATCGACCACGGCCAACCGGAATCGCTCGGCGACGTCGCCCAGCAGGCACTCGATGCCGGCATCAAGGTGGTCGCCTTCGACGTCAACCTGAACAACCCCGCCATTCCCCAGATCGAGCAGAGTGACCACGAACTTGCCCGCATCGCTCTGGAGCAGGCCGCGAAGGACAACGGAAACGCATTCAAGGCCGGCTACGTCTATGTCGCAGGCTTTGCCCCGCTCGACCGCCGCAACGAGGTCTGGGAGAAGTTCAAGGCCGACAATCCGGGCGTGGTGGAAAAAGCGCGTTTCGGCAATGTCAGCGACACGACGGCCACGAGTACGGCTGACCAGGCCAAGGCGGCGCTTACAGCAAATCCGGATATCAACGTCGTCTTCGCTCCCTATGACGAGTTTGCCCGCGGGGTCAAACTGGCCGCCGCCGATCTCGGCATTTCGGACAAGATCAAGATCTATTCCGCTGACGTCTCGACCGCTGACATCCAGGAGATCATCGAGGAAGGAAGCCCCTGGGTGGCAACGGTCGCGACCAATCCAGCGGTCGTCGGCGCGGTTTCGATCCGTGCCGCCGCGCTTGAAATTGCCGGAGAAGATGTTCCCGCCCAGATCCTCGTCAAGCCGGCACTGCTGACGCAGGCATCGTTGCGGGAAGCGGGCGTCAAATCGATTGAGGAACTGGCCGAGAAAGTTCCGGCCTTCAGCGCGAGCGACGCCGCGACGGCCGCGTGGATTCCCGCGCAACTCTATTGA
- a CDS encoding acyl-CoA dehydrogenase family protein, with protein MNALHLLKEPAPQDDRQRLFAKAREIAADLTRRGAELDLAGKPPHDEIDRLKETGLLTALHPAEIGGGGLDWVDGLRLVRILARGDSSIGQLLGYHYVNSQYIYWAADDPDKAWELGAETVARKLYWGAAVNPRDPGLTLTRNGDHYLLNGRKTFSTGAHVSDRINVSAELGDQIANFVVPTDRPGYLAHDDWDNIGQRLSDSGSVEFRNFPVHESDFILPLASKDSPPPVQATFNTPLIQLVFVNFYLGTAEGALEQAIDYVRTTTRPWITSGVTAASEDPYILERIGEFRAALKASAALADTAAADVQSALALGRAVSPRARGEAAIEAYAAKIHSTHVALDITSRIFELMGARATASHYRFDRYWRNVRTHSLHDPVFYKAREVGDFALNARIPPVSLYS; from the coding sequence ATGAATGCACTGCATCTTCTCAAGGAGCCGGCGCCCCAGGACGATCGCCAAAGGTTGTTTGCAAAAGCCAGGGAGATCGCTGCCGACCTCACGCGCCGCGGCGCGGAGCTGGATCTTGCAGGAAAGCCGCCCCACGATGAAATTGATCGCCTGAAGGAAACCGGTCTGCTGACGGCGCTTCATCCTGCCGAAATCGGCGGGGGCGGCCTCGACTGGGTGGACGGCCTGCGTCTCGTCCGCATCCTGGCGCGCGGCGACAGCTCCATAGGGCAGTTGCTGGGCTATCACTACGTCAACAGCCAATACATCTACTGGGCCGCCGACGATCCGGACAAGGCCTGGGAACTCGGGGCAGAGACGGTTGCCCGCAAGCTCTACTGGGGTGCCGCCGTCAATCCGCGCGATCCCGGCCTGACGCTGACCCGCAATGGCGACCACTACCTGCTCAACGGCCGGAAGACATTCTCCACGGGCGCGCATGTCTCAGACAGGATCAACGTCAGCGCAGAACTCGGGGACCAGATCGCGAACTTCGTGGTTCCGACCGATCGCCCCGGCTACCTTGCGCACGACGACTGGGACAATATCGGCCAGCGCCTGTCGGACAGCGGTAGCGTTGAGTTCCGTAACTTCCCCGTCCATGAGAGTGATTTCATCCTGCCGCTCGCCAGCAAAGACAGCCCTCCCCCGGTGCAGGCAACCTTCAACACGCCGCTCATCCAGCTCGTCTTCGTGAATTTCTATCTGGGAACGGCCGAAGGCGCGCTCGAGCAGGCGATCGACTATGTCCGGACAACCACGCGGCCGTGGATCACATCCGGTGTGACGGCTGCAAGCGAGGATCCATACATACTGGAGCGCATCGGCGAGTTCCGTGCCGCGCTCAAGGCTTCGGCGGCTCTTGCCGACACCGCCGCGGCCGACGTCCAGTCTGCGCTCGCCCTGGGCCGTGCAGTGAGCCCGAGGGCACGAGGTGAGGCCGCGATCGAAGCCTATGCCGCGAAGATACACTCGACCCATGTCGCACTCGACATCACGTCCCGGATCTTCGAGCTGATGGGCGCGCGCGCCACGGCCTCTCACTACCGCTTCGACCGCTACTGGCGCAACGTCCGGACCCATTCACTGCACGATCCGGTTTTCTACAAGGCGCGCGAGGTCGGCGACTTTGCACTCAATGCGCGGATTCCACCTGTCAGCCTTTACAGCTGA
- a CDS encoding LLM class flavin-dependent oxidoreductase has translation MTRQIRFNAFDMNCVGHQSPGLWAHPRDRSWQYKDLEYWQDVARTLERGIFDGIFIADVVGYYDVYKGSNFHAIHQAAQIPVNDPLQLAAPIALATEHLGIGITASTSFEHPYTFARRLSTADHHTKGRVGWNIVTSYLESGAKNIGQGGLRRHDNRYEVASEYVDVLYKLFEGSWEEGAVLRDRERRIFTDPTKVHEIGHKGKFFEVPGYHLCEPSPQRTPVLYQAGASGPGKAFAAAHAECVFVAAPTKSLLKSYVAEIRAQAAAAGRDPGKILIYNLTTLIVDETDAKADQRFNDYLSYSSYDGSLVFLSGWSGIDFGQYAPSDLLKKVETNAIVSVVEHFAGKDKAWTVEELAKWGGIGGLGPVFTGSPETLADILQDWVEETDVDGFNLAYAVTPESFETVVDLLVPELQKRGVYPTAYKPGTLREKLFGEGPYLPANHPANVFRDIEAYKRRQAEQDKSSPPLRSVGS, from the coding sequence ATGACCCGCCAAATTCGCTTCAACGCCTTCGACATGAATTGCGTTGGCCACCAGTCGCCCGGCCTGTGGGCGCATCCGCGCGACAGGTCGTGGCAGTACAAGGACCTCGAATACTGGCAGGATGTGGCCCGCACGCTCGAACGCGGCATTTTTGACGGGATCTTCATCGCGGACGTCGTTGGCTATTACGACGTGTACAAGGGCTCCAATTTCCACGCCATTCACCAGGCCGCGCAGATCCCCGTGAACGATCCGCTGCAGCTTGCCGCACCGATCGCGCTTGCCACGGAGCACCTTGGCATAGGGATCACCGCCTCGACCTCGTTCGAGCATCCCTACACTTTTGCGAGGCGTCTCTCGACGGCAGACCACCACACCAAGGGGCGGGTCGGCTGGAACATCGTCACCTCCTATCTCGAGAGCGGCGCGAAGAACATTGGGCAGGGAGGGCTTCGGCGGCACGACAACCGCTACGAAGTCGCGAGCGAATATGTGGACGTGCTCTACAAGCTGTTCGAAGGCAGCTGGGAGGAGGGGGCCGTGCTGCGTGACCGCGAGCGGCGTATCTTCACCGATCCCACGAAGGTCCATGAGATCGGCCACAAGGGCAAGTTTTTCGAGGTTCCCGGCTATCACCTGTGCGAGCCTTCGCCGCAGCGCACGCCGGTCCTCTACCAGGCGGGTGCTTCGGGACCGGGCAAGGCCTTCGCCGCCGCCCACGCCGAATGCGTCTTCGTCGCCGCTCCCACCAAATCCCTGCTGAAATCCTATGTCGCCGAGATCCGTGCGCAGGCCGCTGCAGCCGGCCGTGATCCGGGCAAGATCCTTATCTACAATCTGACGACGCTGATCGTCGACGAGACCGACGCCAAGGCGGACCAGCGCTTCAATGACTATCTGAGCTATTCCTCCTACGATGGCTCGCTGGTCTTTCTCTCCGGCTGGAGCGGGATCGATTTCGGCCAGTACGCGCCGAGCGACCTGCTCAAGAAGGTCGAAACCAACGCCATCGTCTCTGTCGTCGAGCACTTCGCCGGCAAGGACAAGGCCTGGACGGTGGAGGAGCTTGCCAAGTGGGGTGGCATCGGCGGTCTTGGACCGGTATTCACCGGCTCGCCGGAGACACTGGCCGACATCCTGCAGGACTGGGTCGAGGAGACCGACGTCGACGGATTCAACCTTGCCTATGCGGTGACACCCGAGAGTTTCGAAACCGTGGTCGACCTGCTGGTACCGGAACTCCAGAAACGCGGAGTCTATCCGACCGCCTACAAGCCCGGGACGTTGCGTGAAAAGCTGTTCGGCGAGGGGCCCTATCTTCCTGCCAACCATCCTGCCAACGTTTTTCGCGACATCGAGGCCTACAAGCGTCGCCAGGCCGAACAGGACAAGTCCTCGCCGCCGCTCAGATCTGTCGGATCATGA
- a CDS encoding O-acetylhomoserine aminocarboxypropyltransferase/cysteine synthase family protein, whose translation MTTKKHHAETLALHAGWRSDPATGAVAVPIYQSTSFQFRDTEHAANLFALKELGNIYSRIGNPTVDVLEQRVAAIEGGVAALALASGQAASAFAIQNLARVGDNIVSSTDLYGGTWNLFANTLKDQGIEVRFVDPSDPENFRKATDERTRAYYAETLPNPKLTVFPIGEVAAIGREFGIPLIVDNTAAPLLSRPFDHGAAVVVYSSTKYLAGHGTSIGGLIVDGGNFDWAAHPQRQPALNTPDKSYHGAVWSEAVKPLGPIAYIIKARVTLLRDLGASLSPFNAFQIIQGIETLPLRIERHARNAEAVADYLSKRAEVVRVIHPTQQTGLARERADKYLKGGYGGLVGFELKGGLEAGRRFIDSLELFYHVANIGDARSLAIHPATTTHSQLSVEDQLASGVSEGYVRLSIGIEHIDDILADIERGLDAASGLADGRKVA comes from the coding sequence ATGACAACGAAAAAACATCATGCCGAAACACTCGCCCTCCACGCCGGCTGGAGGTCAGATCCGGCGACCGGCGCTGTTGCCGTCCCGATCTACCAGAGCACGTCCTTCCAGTTCCGCGACACGGAGCACGCCGCCAACCTGTTCGCGCTAAAGGAACTCGGTAACATCTACAGCCGCATCGGGAACCCGACCGTCGACGTGCTCGAGCAGCGGGTCGCCGCGATCGAGGGCGGTGTTGCGGCTCTGGCGCTTGCTTCCGGGCAGGCGGCATCGGCATTCGCGATCCAGAACCTGGCCCGGGTCGGCGACAACATCGTCAGCTCGACGGATCTTTACGGCGGCACCTGGAACCTCTTCGCCAATACCTTGAAGGATCAGGGCATTGAGGTCCGCTTCGTGGACCCGAGCGACCCCGAGAATTTCAGGAAGGCAACGGATGAGCGCACGCGCGCCTACTACGCCGAGACACTCCCCAATCCAAAGCTCACGGTCTTTCCGATCGGCGAGGTGGCCGCGATCGGACGGGAATTCGGGATCCCGCTGATTGTAGACAATACGGCTGCGCCGCTCCTTTCCCGCCCGTTTGACCATGGTGCCGCCGTCGTCGTCTATTCGAGCACCAAGTATCTCGCCGGCCACGGCACATCGATCGGTGGTCTGATCGTGGACGGGGGCAATTTCGACTGGGCGGCGCATCCGCAGCGGCAGCCGGCGCTGAATACACCCGACAAGAGCTACCATGGTGCGGTCTGGTCGGAGGCCGTGAAACCGCTCGGCCCGATCGCCTATATCATCAAGGCGCGCGTAACCCTGCTTCGCGATCTCGGGGCCTCCTTGTCGCCCTTCAACGCTTTCCAGATCATCCAGGGGATAGAGACCCTTCCATTGCGCATCGAGCGCCACGCAAGGAATGCCGAAGCGGTGGCGGACTATCTCTCGAAGCGGGCCGAGGTCGTGCGGGTCATCCACCCCACGCAACAGACGGGCCTCGCGCGCGAGCGGGCGGACAAGTATCTGAAGGGAGGCTACGGCGGTCTCGTCGGTTTCGAACTGAAGGGCGGCCTTGAAGCGGGCAGGCGTTTCATCGACAGCCTGGAGCTATTCTATCACGTCGCCAACATCGGTGATGCGCGCAGCCTCGCCATTCATCCAGCAACCACCACGCACTCGCAGCTTTCGGTCGAGGACCAATTGGCGAGCGGCGTATCGGAGGGATACGTCCGATTGTCGATCGGCATCGAGCATATCGACGACATCCTTGCGGATATAGAGCGCGGCCTCGATGCCGCATCCGGACTTGCGGACGGACGCAAGGTCGCCTGA
- a CDS encoding pilus assembly protein TadG-related protein: MSALLLPLLLVAVGGALDFIRAFNEKEQLQSEIDSAMLLAAKAEGADAQFEAAKSMLATKTGEDIDIEELLNVSQNSDGSVTGTFDASVKTYFLQLVGIETLPITVSATAIASGGSNAGGGCIYVLGSKGQDVLINSGANVHSDACEVHVQSKASPAFIMNSGSKIETARFCVRGTNYIKNGGTLTNLEVGCIPDCDPYEGELTEPTVQSTCTTSGWKDGTSHTLKPGVHCETGFNGSPTITFEPGLHIIKGRMIINSNATVIAKGVTFYFPDVSSEIRINGGVTFTGAAPTSGTYKGILMFEKTSDATNNANKQQYIFNGSNGEVLEGIIYLPNRDVTYNSTTNQVSRISLVVNTMIMNSSNWLIEPYTGGSDSAASGTGVRLVK; this comes from the coding sequence TTGAGCGCACTCCTTCTGCCGCTCCTGCTCGTGGCCGTCGGCGGGGCGCTCGACTTCATTCGTGCCTTCAACGAGAAGGAACAGTTGCAGAGCGAGATCGACAGCGCCATGCTTCTCGCCGCCAAAGCCGAGGGTGCGGATGCCCAGTTCGAAGCCGCAAAGTCGATGCTTGCGACGAAGACCGGCGAAGATATCGACATCGAGGAGTTGCTGAACGTCAGCCAGAACAGCGATGGCAGCGTCACCGGCACCTTCGATGCCTCGGTCAAGACCTACTTCCTGCAACTCGTTGGCATCGAGACCCTGCCGATCACCGTGAGTGCGACCGCAATTGCCAGCGGAGGTTCCAACGCTGGTGGTGGCTGCATCTATGTACTTGGTAGCAAGGGGCAGGACGTTCTGATCAACTCGGGCGCGAACGTTCACTCGGACGCTTGCGAGGTGCACGTGCAGTCCAAGGCCTCGCCTGCGTTCATCATGAACTCGGGTTCGAAAATAGAGACGGCTCGTTTCTGCGTGCGCGGCACAAACTACATCAAGAACGGCGGCACACTCACCAACCTGGAGGTCGGCTGCATTCCCGACTGCGATCCGTATGAGGGCGAGCTGACCGAACCGACCGTTCAATCCACCTGCACCACAAGCGGCTGGAAGGATGGCACGTCCCACACGCTGAAGCCTGGGGTGCATTGCGAGACCGGCTTCAACGGCAGCCCGACGATTACGTTTGAGCCGGGTCTGCACATCATCAAGGGACGCATGATAATCAACAGCAATGCGACCGTGATTGCCAAGGGCGTCACCTTCTATTTCCCGGATGTATCGAGCGAAATCCGCATCAACGGCGGCGTGACGTTTACGGGCGCCGCGCCGACCAGCGGTACCTACAAGGGCATCCTGATGTTCGAAAAGACCAGCGACGCGACCAACAATGCCAACAAGCAGCAGTACATTTTCAACGGCTCGAACGGAGAGGTGCTGGAAGGCATCATCTACCTGCCGAACCGCGACGTGACCTACAATTCGACCACCAACCAGGTGAGCCGGATTTCGCTGGTGGTCAACACGATGATCATGAATTCCTCAAACTGGCTGATTGAGCCCTACACGGGTGGCTCCGACAGCGCGGCCTCCGGTACGGGAGTGCGGCTCGTGAAGTGA
- a CDS encoding peroxiredoxin-like family protein: MSLHQPLRKTAEDPHSSLPDRLSAVIDELISELESSRIAQKAAGLGTVLPLPVLPDQDGNSVDLSELAGEGALIITFYRGGWCPFSNARLRELSERSAEIAEHGALLVAISPETADNARKTALRNGLGFPLLGDKGNRLARELGLVFPLPENIRALYHETGVDLAGWNDDARHELPIVATYIVDSNGTARWALVDADFTRRADAAGIVAALKRAPA; this comes from the coding sequence ATGTCGCTTCACCAACCGCTGCGCAAGACGGCAGAGGACCCGCACTCCTCCCTGCCGGATCGCCTTTCCGCCGTAATCGACGAACTCATCTCCGAACTCGAATCCTCGCGTATTGCCCAGAAAGCCGCCGGCCTCGGCACGGTCCTGCCTCTCCCGGTACTACCTGACCAGGACGGAAACTCCGTCGATCTCAGCGAGCTTGCAGGCGAGGGCGCGCTCATCATCACTTTTTATCGCGGTGGCTGGTGCCCCTTCAGCAATGCGAGGCTCAGGGAATTGTCCGAACGGTCCGCTGAGATCGCGGAACACGGAGCACTCCTCGTCGCAATCAGCCCGGAGACTGCGGACAATGCGCGCAAGACTGCGCTACGCAACGGGCTTGGTTTTCCGCTGCTCGGCGACAAGGGAAACCGGCTTGCGCGTGAACTCGGGCTTGTCTTTCCGCTGCCAGAGAACATCCGGGCGCTCTACCACGAGACCGGTGTCGACCTTGCCGGATGGAACGACGACGCCCGCCACGAACTGCCAATCGTCGCGACCTACATCGTCGATTCCAACGGTACCGCGCGCTGGGCGCTTGTCGATGCCGACTTCACCCGGCGCGCCGACGCTGCCGGCATAGTTGCCGCGTTGAAACGCGCTCCCGCCTGA
- a CDS encoding Rrf2 family transcriptional regulator has translation MLTKKGKYGLKALVDLGRLPPGETAFVSEIALRNNIPKKFLDTILLELRNAGLLRSKKGPGGGYSLSRPASEIRIGHAVRVLDGPLAPIRCASRTAYEACEDCADPETCQVRRSMTDVRDAIASILDTMTLEQFVSVPGANEALEDDAVEQRVGRSRA, from the coding sequence ATGTTGACGAAAAAAGGCAAATACGGACTGAAGGCTCTCGTGGACCTGGGGCGCCTGCCGCCGGGAGAGACTGCTTTCGTCAGCGAGATCGCCCTCAGGAACAACATTCCTAAGAAGTTCCTCGATACGATCCTGCTCGAGCTGCGCAATGCCGGTCTGCTGCGCTCAAAGAAGGGGCCTGGTGGTGGATATTCACTGTCCCGTCCCGCTTCGGAAATCCGAATCGGGCATGCCGTCCGTGTTCTGGACGGCCCGCTGGCGCCTATCCGTTGCGCCAGTCGTACGGCCTACGAAGCCTGTGAAGACTGTGCCGATCCCGAAACCTGCCAGGTTCGGCGGTCGATGACGGATGTCCGCGATGCGATTGCATCGATCCTGGATACCATGACGCTCGAGCAGTTCGTCTCCGTTCCCGGCGCAAATGAAGCGCTCGAGGACGACGCCGTCGAACAGCGGGTCGGTAGAAGCAGGGCCTGA
- a CDS encoding flavin reductase family protein, whose amino-acid sequence MNVANLIRSGLGTTHGTAPTPDPTLLKSAMRSVSGAVSVITAGAGSERTGATVTSATALSVDPPTMIVNINRSSSTYPVIRRYGHFCVNILASQHQDVANRFAGIGGVKGEARYEGAPWTTRLSGAPVLVGALAAIDCELEEIIERHSHGIVIGRVVQITLGDGQSLVYNNGRYGGFEPLTD is encoded by the coding sequence ATGAACGTGGCCAATCTGATACGAAGTGGCCTGGGCACGACACACGGCACTGCCCCAACCCCTGACCCGACCCTTCTGAAATCAGCGATGCGGAGCGTTTCCGGAGCGGTATCGGTGATTACCGCGGGCGCCGGATCCGAACGGACTGGCGCCACAGTCACCTCGGCCACCGCGCTTTCCGTCGATCCGCCCACGATGATCGTCAACATTAACCGCAGTTCGTCGACCTATCCGGTAATCCGTCGCTACGGCCATTTCTGCGTCAACATCCTGGCGAGCCAGCATCAGGACGTGGCCAACCGCTTTGCAGGCATCGGCGGCGTCAAGGGCGAAGCGCGTTATGAAGGCGCCCCGTGGACGACCCGCCTGAGCGGTGCGCCGGTACTCGTCGGCGCCCTTGCGGCGATCGACTGCGAACTGGAAGAAATCATCGAGCGCCACAGCCATGGAATCGTGATCGGGCGCGTGGTCCAGATCACGCTCGGCGACGGCCAGTCGCTTGTCTACAACAACGGCCGTTATGGTGGATTTGAACCCCTGACCGATTGA